The following proteins are encoded in a genomic region of Brachypodium distachyon strain Bd21 chromosome 1, Brachypodium_distachyon_v3.0, whole genome shotgun sequence:
- the LOC106865465 gene encoding uncharacterized protein LOC106865465, translating to MDSSAELEIMHIRLRHAEDQLSLAQDEISMLRSENQATSWREDFLLGEVVKLSSDLREMMPEPYVEAECVKSRLDAITQSGPMTPAFWSNREKGYILALLQDRVARAVTCLKSCSHCMTEVHHNLFLELPVPVDLKGLIERFCEVAMVRGATHEQLVEGAVLALVFVRLRYPPLNLDFLHLTTSSVPDDAQLGPIYDAMEHTARQLVTLMALE from the exons ATGGATTCTTCCGCTGAACTTGAGATTATGCACATTCGCCTGAGACATGCTGAAGACCAACTTTCGCTAGCACAAGATGAAATTTCCATGCTCCGGTCGGAAAATCAGGCTACGTCATGGCGAGAAGACTTCCTTCTTGGGGAGGTGGTGAAACTGAGTTCTGACTTGCGAG AAATGATGCCAGAACCGTATGTTGAAGCTGAGTGTGTGAAGAGTCGTCTTGATGCGATAACGCAGTCGGGTCCGATGACCCCAGCCTTCTGGTCGAACCGCGAGAAGGGTTATATCCTTGCATTGCTACAAGACCGAGTTGCAAGAGCTGTGACCTGTCTGAAGTCCTGCAGCCACTGCATGACTGAAGTGCACCACAACTTGTTTCTAGAATTGCCTGTTCCGGTCGATCTGAAAGGTTTGATCGAGAGATTCTGCGAGGTTGCAATGGTGAGAGGGGCTACGCACGAACAACTGGTGGAAGGGGCGGTGCTGGCCCTTGTGTTTGTTCGGCTCCGCTACCCCCCATTGAACTTGGATTTCCTGCACCTTACGACTTCCTCTGTGCCAGATGATGCTCAGCTGGGTCCGATTTACGATGCAATGGAGCACACGGCGCGCCAGCTGGTCACCCTTATGGCTTTGGAGTAG